The genomic region TTGTACGCGGCGTTCCCTTCCTATCCGGCGCGCCTGTCGTGGCGACCGATTTAAGAGCCTCTGCTGCCTTGGTGATTGCAGCGTTAGCGGCTGAGGGACAAACGACGATTCAAGGGTTGCATCACTTAGACCGAGGTTACGAAGAACTAGAAGTTAAATTGCAGCAATTGGGTGCAAATCTCAAGCGCGTTTCGATCCAAACCTCTCCCACTGAAGCTGAGAAGCCAGCAACATCTCCCCAAGAGGCGAAGGTCAAACCCGCATCCTAATGTCAAGAGAGATTCCCGCCAATTCCAGGGCGGGAACGCTCCCCAAAAACCGGGTCAATCTCGCTATACTGGCTGTGAGATTGTTTTTCCCGGTTTGTTGGTATCCCATGCCTGCTGCTAAAACCCTATTGCTTGGCTTGAAGGCGGATCATTTTCGCCACCCCTTAGATTTACAAGCGACTCAATCGCTCAAGCAACTGCCTGGATTAGATTTAATGGTGCGAAATTTGCTAGCACCTTTAGCAGAGCAGTTCTTTTATTTAGAAAATATTGCGTCTTCGATTTTAGTCAGCGACCAGCAATTACCTCATCTGCATCAATTGTTGGTGGAAGCTTGCAAAGTTCTAGATTTAGAAGCGCCTCAGCTTTACATTCGCCAGCATCCGGTACCGAATGCCTATACCTTTGCCATGCGCGGTAAGCAGCCGTTTATGGTGATGCATACTTCCTTAGTTGAAATGCTGAACCCTGAAGAGATTCAGGCGGTGATTGCCCATGAGTTGGGGCACCTAAAGTGCGATCATGGGGTTTATTTAACGTTGGCGAATCTGATTGTTTTGGGGGCGGGTTTGCTACCGAGTTGGGGTACAGTGGTGGCTCAACAGCTTCAGGAGCAGTTGATGGAGTGGATTCGCTGTGCTGAGTTTACTTGCGATCGCTCTGCCTTGCTCGTCTCTCAAGACCCTAAAATTGTTATGTCTGTGTTGATGAAATTAGCCGGGGGTTCTCCTACCCTAGCCTCTCAATTAAACCTCGATGCCTTCGTCGCCCAAGCCCGCGCCTACGATGCCATTAGCGATAGCCAAATTGGGGCTTTGCTCAAACAAGCGCAAACCGCACAACTGACTCACCCGGTTCCCGTCCTCAGAGCCAGGGAAATCGATCGCTGGTCGCAAACTCAAGATTACCAAAGCTTGCTAAATCGCCAAAATATGGAGTATGATAGTAAAGCTGAACCCAAGGGCGGGTGGCGAAATTGGTAGACGCACCACACTCAAAATGTGGCGACTTCGGTCGTGAGAGTTCGAGTCTCTCTCCGCCCATCCGGAAATGACCCAATCCAACGGGTATAGCTTAGGGAGAGCTAGGAGAACGTATGAGACTCAAAAGTTGGGAATCTCCTCGCCGCGAGGGGAGAAATAATAAAGGCAAAGGCGGCAGTGCTAGAGCCAGACAACTCAAAAAACAGCAACAAGTGCTGAGAAACAAACTCAAAGACAATCAAGACCCAAAGCCAGGGAAGGAACCTCAAATTCCTTCCCTTGTTTTTTAAGCAATCTCCCACAACCTCAAAAGCTAACGCAACAGCACCCCAGAGCAAAGCAAGCACTGCATTCCCCCCACCCTCTTCTCCCCCTAAATCCTAACTCCCAACTCCCAATCCCCATTTAAAGGAGTGCATTAAACAGATTTAAGGTTTTCAAGCGTTGAGTAGCGACGAGAGCATCGTATTGCAGCTTAATTCGTAACATTGAGCGGACGCGGGCGCGAAGTTCTATGCTGTTAATGGGCTTTGATAAAAAATCATCGGCCCCAGCATCTAGGGAACGGGCTAAATCTTCCTTAGAATTGAGTGCCGTTACCATAATGATTGGGATGTGGCACCAGCGCGGATTAGACTTAACTTGCTGGCAGACTTCCAAACCATTCATCTCTGGCATCATTAAATCGAGGAGAATGACATCGGGCGCAACCGTATCAATTTGACCGAGCGCCGCCTTGCCACTGTTGATATAGACTAATTTGTAGCCTTCGCGGTATAACAAGCCTTCGATGACCTCAAAAACGCTTTCCTCGTCATCGATCGCCAAAATCACATTTTGCTTTTGGGAAGCAGCTATAAAGTTATTGTTAGGGGCCTGCATTAATTGGTTTGAGGTAATCTGCGATCGCGTTCACTAATTTTTTTAGACTAACAGGTTTTGCCAGATACTCATTGACCCCCGCCTCTAAACATTTTTCCTCGTCTCCCGGCATGGCCAGCGAGGTAAGGGCGATAATCGGAATCTGGGCTAAACTCCGTTCGGTACGAATTTGCCGCGTGGCTTCCAAACCATCCATTTCCGGCATTTGAATATCCATTAAAATCAAATGGGGGCGTAGCTGAGTCGCCAATTGTACGGCTTCTTTGCCCGTCATTGCGATCGCCACCCGATAGCCCTTCACCTCCAAATACTCCACAATCGTCGAAATATTGGCTTCATTATCCTCTGCCATCAAAATCAAAGGGGCCTGCGTTGCGGAAGTCGCTTCCACAGGGGGTTGCGAGGCTCGCATCAACTTGCGCCAAGCGATTTGAAACTGCGAGCGAGAGAACGGCTTCATTAAATACTCAGACGCCCCCAAGTCCTGCCTAGCTCCAGGCTCATCCACCACGGAAATAATTAAGACGGGAATGGCTTGAGTCTGCGGGTGTCCTTTCAACTGAGCTAACACATCCCACCCCGAACGGTCGGGTAACTGCAAATCTAAAATCACCGTATCCGGTTGGAACAATAGGGCTTTATCCAGGCTTCCCGTTCCCAAAGCGTGAACCGCCACCTCATTCACCCCCAACTCTGCTAAATAGCGCGTCACCTGTTCCGCCACTGGGAGAGAATCTTCAACAATCAGCACTTTTTGCAAGGTGGGATAAGTAAAAGCACGCTCTTCTAAGGGTTGGGGCAACGCTGTCACCGTCTCAACGCTCTTATGCCAAGGCAACGATACCGTAAACCGACTGCCTTCTCCAACTTGACTTTCTAGCTTAACGCTTCCTCGATGTAATTCCACCACTTGGCGCACCAACGCCAGTCCTAACCCCGTTCCCGGATAGGATTTAGCCAGAGAACTATCTAACTGGACAAACGGCTGAAATAAGCGACTGATATCCTCTGAAGCAATTCCAATTCCCGTATCAACAATACTGAAGTGCAAGACTTCATTCTCCTCATCGGGTAGCACTTCAATCCAAACTTCGCCTTGTTCGGGGGTAAACTTGACGGCATTGCTGAGTAAATTAATTAAAACCTGCCGGACTCGCCGCTCATCGACGGTAATTTTGCCCAGACGGGGGGGAATTTTAGCGCTTAGGGCAATTTGTTTTTGATGGGCTTGCTGGCGGACAAAGGCTAAACTGGCTTCGCACAACCCTTCAATATTGGTGGGAACCAGTTGGAGTTCGAGTTTGCCCGATTCAATTTTGGCCAAATCTAGAATATCGTTAATCAGTTCCAGCAAGTGCTGACCGCTTTGTTCAATGGTGGCCAGCTTTTGGTGCTGTTTGGCGGTTAAAGGGCCAAAGACTTCATCGCGCAGCACCTCCGAAAGACCGAGAATGGCAGTGAGGGGGGTGCGAAGTTCGTGGCTCATGTTGGCGAGAAATTCGCTTTTGGCTCGGTTGGCGGCAAAGGCTTCAGCAACGGCGGATTTTTGGGCTTCTTCGGCTTTGTGTCTGGCGATGCCAATGGCAATAATTTCACCCACGAGTTTGAGCAAGTGAATATCGTCATCGCTCCAAATTTTGGGATGGCGAACGGTATCTAATCCCAACAACCCCACAACCTGATTTTGATAGGTGATGGGCACATTCATCACAGATTGGATGGAATGGGCAAGCATTTCGGTTTTCCAAGCGCTGGCTTCAACGGGTAAGTCGCTGATACAGGGAATTTGGACGAGATGCCCGCCAAGCAGTTCTTGCTTATACCAGGTGGAGGAAAGACCGTTGGGGATGGGGGGATGAGGGGAGAGCGCCCGCTCTAACTCTACACCTTGCCATTCGTGGGTGGTGAGGGTGGCATCCCGTTCGCGATCGTAGCTCATCAGGTAGGCGCGATCGCTGTTAGTAAATTCGCCGAGGGTGGCGAGGGCGGTTGCGACTGCGCGGTCAAAATCTTCGTCTAAAAAGGCTCTGGCGATGGTTAACAGCATGGTTTCTGTGGCGGCGCGTTGTTGCAGCACTTGTTCGGCTTGTTTGCGATCGCTAATATCAATTGAGGTGCCAATCAAACGATCGATCCGATCTTGAGCTAAGGAGCGAATGGGGTTGAGGGTGGTTAACCACCAGGTTTCTGGCGCGTCGGGGTTGGAGTGGAAACACTCTTCGTAGGTGAGTTGGGCTGCGGTGGCGACGCAGGTTTGGCAATGCTGGAGGGTTGCTGTTGCGATCGCTGTCGGTAAGACTTCAAATAGGGTTTTGCCGCACAACTCGGAGGCTAGGGAGCCAGAACGCCTCTCGTAGGCTGGATTTACGGCTCCTAGGCGAAATTCTCCGCCCTCTAGAACTTCGACGATAAAAATTGCAGTTTCTACGCCTTCATAAATGCTGCGTAAGAACTGTTCGCTGTGTTGGAGAGCCAGTTCAGCTTGGCGGCGCTGGGTAATATCAACAGCCATTGAGGCGTACCCAATTGTTTGTTGATGTTCGTCAATTAGGGCGGTATTGTACCACTCGCAAATAATCATTTGACCGTCTTGGGTCATGTTTGTATTGACATTATGCCTGCCCCCTTGTTTCAGGCTCAATTCTTGCAAAACTTGCTTAACGCGATCGCGCTCTGGCTGGGGGACAATTAACTCAATCCCCTGACGGCCTAAAATTTCGGATTTCTCGTAGCCAAAGATTTTCTGTGCCGCTTGATTCCAAGCCACCACTTCCCAGCGAGTATTCCATTCCACAATTGCTAGGGGCGTCTGTTCGACTAAGAAAGAAAGCCGTTGCTGGGAGGCTTGCAAGCTCTCTTCGGCTTGTTTGCGATCGCTAATATCAAATATCGCCCCCTCTAGCTGCACCCGGCTACCGCGTGCGGGGGTGGCTTGACCTTTTTCATATAACCAATGCAGGCTACCATCGCGATGCTGAATTCGATATTCCAAGACAAAGGGGGCAAGGGCTGCGATCGCACTCTGAATAGTCTGAAGAACGCTATCGCGATCGTCGGGGTGAATTAATGTTACCCAACTTTGAACCCGATTGCCGATTAACTCCTGAGCGGTATAGCCTGTAATGGTTTCCACCGTCTCGCTGAGGTATTCCATCATTTGCCCCTCCTCAAAGGTGCAACGATAGACAATCCCAGGGATATTATCCACTAAACTTCTAAACCGGGCTTCGCTTTCTTGCAGGGCGGCGATCGCGCTTTTGCGGGCGCTGATATCGCGGGCAACCCAAGCGACGGTATTGGCTGAAGTGGGCG from Desertifilum tharense IPPAS B-1220 harbors:
- a CDS encoding PAS domain S-box protein, encoding MSAPLCSRRSRPISLSWAIGVPLVLQLLGTLGLVGYWAWTSRQNAVTTLATQLMGATSLAVEERLKDASLTPAALESLRVSPSGAVFVLDPEGLAIATPETPSPLLESATRFIQQLGGVSAIQQSQHYRYQSYFLQIRPYQDSLGDRGVIVAIAPRSDFEQSLPGNAPLFLGLGMGALLALAMARWLLRVRTSPTQSLDDPGEELPESPLLETKLRTSEAEIRRFFEGMTDLVLFVNAATRNITVAPTHPERLYEQETEILNQTIEQFYLEEGAEQFWAQVKLALDTQQVIDFEYSLSVPISPDTPESQTYWFAASLSPTSANTVAWVARDISARKSAIAALQESEARFRSLVDNIPGIVYRCTFEEGQMMEYLSETVETITGYTAQELIGNRVQSWVTLIHPDDRDSVLQTIQSAIAALAPFVLEYRIQHRDGSLHWLYEKGQATPARGSRVQLEGAIFDISDRKQAEESLQASQQRLSFLVEQTPLAIVEWNTRWEVVAWNQAAQKIFGYEKSEILGRQGIELIVPQPERDRVKQVLQELSLKQGGRHNVNTNMTQDGQMIICEWYNTALIDEHQQTIGYASMAVDITQRRQAELALQHSEQFLRSIYEGVETAIFIVEVLEGGEFRLGAVNPAYERRSGSLASELCGKTLFEVLPTAIATATLQHCQTCVATAAQLTYEECFHSNPDAPETWWLTTLNPIRSLAQDRIDRLIGTSIDISDRKQAEQVLQQRAATETMLLTIARAFLDEDFDRAVATALATLGEFTNSDRAYLMSYDRERDATLTTHEWQGVELERALSPHPPIPNGLSSTWYKQELLGGHLVQIPCISDLPVEASAWKTEMLAHSIQSVMNVPITYQNQVVGLLGLDTVRHPKIWSDDDIHLLKLVGEIIAIGIARHKAEEAQKSAVAEAFAANRAKSEFLANMSHELRTPLTAILGLSEVLRDEVFGPLTAKQHQKLATIEQSGQHLLELINDILDLAKIESGKLELQLVPTNIEGLCEASLAFVRQQAHQKQIALSAKIPPRLGKITVDERRVRQVLINLLSNAVKFTPEQGEVWIEVLPDEENEVLHFSIVDTGIGIASEDISRLFQPFVQLDSSLAKSYPGTGLGLALVRQVVELHRGSVKLESQVGEGSRFTVSLPWHKSVETVTALPQPLEERAFTYPTLQKVLIVEDSLPVAEQVTRYLAELGVNEVAVHALGTGSLDKALLFQPDTVILDLQLPDRSGWDVLAQLKGHPQTQAIPVLIISVVDEPGARQDLGASEYLMKPFSRSQFQIAWRKLMRASQPPVEATSATQAPLILMAEDNEANISTIVEYLEVKGYRVAIAMTGKEAVQLATQLRPHLILMDIQMPEMDGLEATRQIRTERSLAQIPIIALTSLAMPGDEEKCLEAGVNEYLAKPVSLKKLVNAIADYLKPINAGP
- a CDS encoding M48 family metallopeptidase yields the protein MPAAKTLLLGLKADHFRHPLDLQATQSLKQLPGLDLMVRNLLAPLAEQFFYLENIASSILVSDQQLPHLHQLLVEACKVLDLEAPQLYIRQHPVPNAYTFAMRGKQPFMVMHTSLVEMLNPEEIQAVIAHELGHLKCDHGVYLTLANLIVLGAGLLPSWGTVVAQQLQEQLMEWIRCAEFTCDRSALLVSQDPKIVMSVLMKLAGGSPTLASQLNLDAFVAQARAYDAISDSQIGALLKQAQTAQLTHPVPVLRAREIDRWSQTQDYQSLLNRQNMEYDSKAEPKGGWRNW
- a CDS encoding response regulator, whose translation is MQAPNNNFIAASQKQNVILAIDDEESVFEVIEGLLYREGYKLVYINSGKAALGQIDTVAPDVILLDLMMPEMNGLEVCQQVKSNPRWCHIPIIMVTALNSKEDLARSLDAGADDFLSKPINSIELRARVRSMLRIKLQYDALVATQRLKTLNLFNALL